The following DNA comes from Plectropomus leopardus isolate mb unplaced genomic scaffold, YSFRI_Pleo_2.0 unplaced_scaffold3017, whole genome shotgun sequence.
GCTGAGCTCCAGGAGGGGCCGCTCACCAATCAGGAGGCGGAGGACTGAAGCAGCGTCACCGTCTGACAGCCGGTCCCACAGTTTAAGAGCAGCGTTTCTGCTCTTTCAGCTGCACATTTCTACTGTTagcagagaaagaagaaatcaTGGCAAGAACCAAGCAGACCGCTCGTAAGTCTACCGGAGGTAAAGCTCCCAGGAAGCAGCTGGCCACCAAGGCTGCTCGTAAGAGCGCCCCGGCCACCGGCGGAGTGAAGAAGCCTCACCGTTACAGGCCCGGTACCGTGGCTCTCCGTGAGATCCGTCGCTACCAGAAATCCACCGAGCTGCTGATCCGCAAGTTGCCCTTCCAGCGCCTGGTCCGTGAAATCGCTCAGGATTTCAAGACCGACCTGCGCTTCCAGAGCTCCGCTGTCATGGCTCTGCAGGAGGCCAGCGAGGCTTACCTGGTCGGCCTCTTTGAGGACACCAATCTGTGCGCCATCCACGCCAAGAGAGTCACCATCATGCCCAAAGACATCCAGCTGGCCCGTCGTATCCGCGGAGAGAGAGCTTAAATTATCTGCTGCTCCACTAACCACAACGGCTCTTTTAAGAGCCACCTCACTTCACTAAGAGCTCAGtcctgtattgttttttaatatcaataACAAGTTGATTGACTATTACTAAGTAGTCTTCTCTCCAATAGTCTAAAACAAGCACTCAGCGCTAAAGTGTTAAACAGTCGCTGTCCAAGGTCCTGTTTTTTGGTTCTTTGATACAGAACATTGATCATGTATTTCCACAGTGATAAgtgaaatggcctaaaaatttaaatatgctACAAAGAGACATTACACCCAATAGAATATATATTCAGCAATAAGTCTTTCACATGCCAAGTTTGCCAAATATGGTACTGAGTTTAGTCCAGTTTCCTTCCCCTTGAGTTCTCAAGTACATGTTTGATGACCATGTCACTGTCTATAATtatttgttgtgtatttatggCACATCTTGTCCTCCAGTTTGATGATCCTACCAGTTGAAACAACTCTTTGTTTTGGGGCACCTTCAATTCCAACAGTCCACACATAACAGTTATAGTATCaaatgtaaatctttttttaacagatgtcCTGTGTTCTCAAACAAACTTATTAAAAGGTGCTTTCACAACATCAACACTTCTatgctttttattctgtctcagCTGACACAAATGTGTGCAAATTAATTAACAACTAATACACCAGTGATGAGATTAATATTAATGACCGGGAGGGGCACATTTTCATAAGAAGACATAAAGAGTCAATACAAATGCATTGCCTATAAACTACTGGAGGCTAAGGATACTTGACTGTAGCAGCCAATTTTTGgttaaaatcaaacaatcaaaGGGCCACTAATGCACCATGGACATGTGGTGTACACAAGTGAAAGAAGTCCAATGTCCATTTATTATCCATTTAAATTACTTGTGATCTTTGGATTAATTTAGccaaaaacaagcaagcaaacaCAGTATAGAAGAAATCATGGCCTCAGCTGTCGCTCTCGCTCTGGTAACAGAAATCATTTGCCCCTCAAGTGCATGCTGGTCCTGTCTTTCTACCTACCTTAACCGCAGGTACCAAAATTCACTACAACAaccatttacaaaataaaacaacccccagaaaaacaagacaaaataaaaaccgccaaaaacaaaacaaacaacaataaacaaaaaaactctagAAAAACtagaataacaaaaacattacttaTGTttagcaaacagacaaaaactacaaacaaatgGCTCTGACACATCAGCGACTGGCACACGCCACAGAGAAGAGTGGCTGAGAGGAGGTGAAAATATATAGGTATAAtcttatgttgtgtgtgtgtgtgtgtgtgtgtgtgtgtgtgtgtgtgtgtgtgtgtgtgtgtgattatatatatagatagatagatagatagatagatagatagatagatagatagatagatagatagatagatagatagatagcagATTTTACCACTGTTATGAATTTTAATGACACATAATAGATTTTAAAaggttaactttttttttttatcttcacctaacagaaaaatgtcagaaaactgaACCTGCACATTGTCTAACTTTATATCAACTTAAATCACTGAGGCGGATATGCAAAGAATATCTGTTTGCATCacagggtcatttttttttttttttttaatatatttgaattCTGTGTTGAAGCTATGATGCATGAGTTATGCTGCTGTGAGAACACGCGCTTTTTCTGTAGGACATCCACACAGAGTATCAAcccaaaatctgtttttaaagcgCTCAGCGCCAATGTCGCTGTCCAAGGTCCTGTTCTGTTTCTGCCATCAACAAacacttatttactttttatcttGTCTCGGTGGACAGAAATGTGCGCAAAATGACCACCTAACTACATTGTATCATAATAATGAGGAAAACTCACGTCTGCTCACAGGGACAGTCGGTGGTAGAGCGCATGCTCAGTTAGAAACCAATCCTGTGCGTGCGTCAGCACAGTAATATTTGCATCCAGCGGATACAAACAGACCAGCCTATGTCACTAGGATTTTATCCGCATTTGGAAATCACCGTTAATCATGCCTGAGACCACAGTAAAGGCTCCCAAGAAGGGCTCCAAGAAAGCCGTCTCCAAGTCGGTCAGCAAGACCGgcaagaagaagagaaagaccaGGAAGGAGAGCTACGCTATCTACGTGTACAAGGTACTGAAGCAGGTCCACCCCGACACCGGTATTTCCTCTAAGGCCATGGGCATCATGAACTCGTTTGTGGGCGATATCTTCGAGCGTATCGCCGGTGAGGCCTCCCGTCTGGCTCACTACAACAAGCGCTCCACCATCACTTCCAGGGAGATCCAGACTGCCGTCCGCCTGCTGCTGCCCGGTGAGCTGGCCAAGCACGCCGTGTCTGAGGGGACCAAGGCCGTCACCAAGTACACCAGCTCCAAGTAAACCTGTTCTCACTGCAACAACATAAAGGCTCTTTTAAGAGCCACCCACTGCATCTGAAGATATTTTCCTTGCAATGCTGTTTCTgtggaaaatttaaaataaatataaaattatgtaattgtTTGTTTATCTACTTGCTGCATTATGATTTTTAGACTGATCACAATTGACTTTTTTATCTAGTAAGTGTTATTATTCACTACGATCATTGTATCTCAATCTTAAGAACAATGaacttttacatgttttaaattgaacCCTGAACACCCCCAGTAGCGCGGCAACGAAAATCATTCTTACGTATGTTTGaaactacaactacaacaaaataacgca
Coding sequences within:
- the LOC121938584 gene encoding histone H3 — its product is MARTKQTARKSTGGKAPRKQLATKAARKSAPATGGVKKPHRYRPGTVALREIRRYQKSTELLIRKLPFQRLVREIAQDFKTDLRFQSSAVMALQEASEAYLVGLFEDTNLCAIHAKRVTIMPKDIQLARRIRGERA
- the LOC121938581 gene encoding histone H2B 1/2-like, yielding MPETTVKAPKKGSKKAVSKSVSKTGKKKRKTRKESYAIYVYKVLKQVHPDTGISSKAMGIMNSFVGDIFERIAGEASRLAHYNKRSTITSREIQTAVRLLLPGELAKHAVSEGTKAVTKYTSSK